One stretch of Toxoplasma gondii ME49 chromosome XI, whole genome shotgun sequence DNA includes these proteins:
- a CDS encoding hypothetical protein (encoded by transcript TGME49_309990~Predicted trans-membrane domain (TMHMM2.0):20-43:57-77:83-106:125-148): MGNMCAICFNPGKAASCSCFNLAVAVLLFAVYYGLVGGMDLYQATKSHPVLVTQKYNAIFTLSVATALLVSVVLGVLKLGIVSYIFTMMVFVLQLSDAIFKLVTFILNWVDWGIALHDGTMSFQSAMVTSSISQVLTIILTFSMANILYSAAMVYKVGGNGCEYRNYKQIESSKNASSTKKEDNEAATEV, from the exons ATGGGGAACATGTGTGCAATTTGCTTTAACCCAGGGAAAGCGGCTAGCTGCAGCTGTTTCAATTTGGCGGTTGCAGTTTTATTGTTTGCCGTATATTATGGCCTAGTTGGTGGAATGGACTTATATCAGGCCACTAAATCACATCCTGTCCTAGTTACGCAAAAGTACAATGCCATATTCACGTTATCAGTTGCAACAGCGctgctcgtctccgtcgtcctcgGAGTCCTGAAGCTGGGAATCGTTTCGTATATTTTCACGATGATGGTTTTCGTGCTACAGCTTTCTGACGCAATTTTCAAG CTCGTGACATTCATATTGAACTGGGTCGACTGGGGGATTGCTCTACATGACGGCACCATGTCTTTCCAGTCAGCGATGGTTACGTCCTCCATCAGTCAGGTTCTAACAATCATCCTTACCTTCTCCATGGCAAACATCCTGTATAGTGCGGCCATGGTGTACAAGGTGGGCGGAAATGGATGTGAGTATCGGAACTACAAGCAGATTGAGTCTTCAAAAAATGCTAGCAGTACCAAGAAAGAGGACAATGAAGCTGCCACGGAGGTTTAA